In the Mytilus trossulus isolate FHL-02 chromosome 1, PNRI_Mtr1.1.1.hap1, whole genome shotgun sequence genome, one interval contains:
- the LOC134699356 gene encoding transmembrane channel-like protein 3: MTSSEIRREMDANSNFQKRRGTQINAEKKQHRKTSSALLQEFIEKCDEEDSIDNLFEGNDSDDEDSLYKMIKLQKSFLEQVRFQPWTMKKKLKITSTVKDYLERHEGKLSKRHDCWEKFIMSMRRFKRSLDDFAQILIPWEMKVKAIESHFGSVVSSYFVFLRWLMWINIWLAALPLCFLIIPEISMLQQVILRRKRVIMLSILTVHFTVLFQILFGRPSGSVGYKTIPADERQKASELKSIWDAEGIVKYSPLFYGYYGHDKLIGNGYRLPLAYMIIGLAGFAFSFIVVLRQMASNSKRSGLSGQEENFTFSRKLFSGWDFTIGHPETSTNKYASIATGFKESILEEKQKSQEQNKKLLTLLRLLANIIVLMLLALSTYIIQLCVERSRKVEISHRRDNIEIGLWEQQELTVVMTLIATLFPTFFDIVSIMEKYHPRVNLRWQLARIFGLNLLNLYTLFIALFWKQEDLKKELHTILMEEPCNTTESSITMPSTDQFNCSIQTEKLDSSLCWETMIGQEVFKLTVMDLVFVIGTIIIQEFLRGLCVRYFNPVCCWDMEQSFPEYADFHTAENILHLISNQGVVWLGTFFAPGLPLINLAKLFVLLYLRSWSVMVCNVPQEGIFRASRSNNFYYALLLVMLFLSMLPPLFAIVAIEPSPHCGPFSGQKKMFEVISNYIDDELPSSLTAGINYAASPGVIIPLLMLLGMTIYYLVSVNKGLKESNKGLKKELQYERTEGKQKIYAMANVKRDLESGQSNGEKKDTKMSGAAYSVIAAKRIAKLLNANKDAVKMKLKPHQPSQNV; the protein is encoded by the exons ATGACTTCATCTGAGATCAGACGCGAAATGGACGCAAATTCAAACTTCCAAAAACGTCGAGGTACtcaaataaatgcagaaaagAAACAACACAGAAAAACATCGTCAGCACTGTTGCAGGAGTTCATAGAAAAATG TGACGAAGAAGATAGCATAGATAATTTGTTTGAAGGAAACGATTCCGATGATGAAGACAGTCTATATAAGATGATTAAACTTCAAAAATCTTTCTTAGAACAAGTCCGATTCCAGCCATGGACCATGAAGAAAAAGCTAAAGATTACTAG CACGGTAAAAGACTATCTAGAACGACATGAAGGTAAACTGTCAAAACGACATGACTGTTGGGAAAAGTTTATTATG TCCATGAGGAGATTTAAACGAAGTTTGGACGATTTTGCACAGATTTTGATTCCATGGGAAATGAAAGTGAAGGCCATTGAAA GtcattttggttctgttgtttcatcatattttgtatttctgCGATGGCTTATGTGGATAAACATTTGGCTGGCAGCTTTGCCGTTGTGCTTTTTGATTATACCTGAGATAAGTATGCTTCAACAAGTCATCTTGAGAAGAAAAAGGGTTATTATGTTGTCTAT tttaactgTACATTTTAccgttttatttcaaattctatTTGGACGTCCCAGTGGTAGCGTTGGCTATAAAACCATACCAGCAGACGAGAGACAAAAAGCCTCCGAACTAAAATCTATATGGGACGCCGAA gggATAGTGAAATACTCACCCTTGTTCTATGGTTACTATGGACACGATAAACTGATCGGTAACGGCTACAGACTGCCTCTTGCATACATGATAATAGGATTGGCTGGATTTGCCTTCAGTTTCATCGTGGTACTGCGGCA aatggCATCAAACAGCAAAAGAAGCGGATTGTCTGGTCAAGAGGAAAACTTTACATTTTCAAGGAAATTATTTAGTGGTTGGGACTTTACAATTGGACATCCTGAAACCTCGACGAACAAGTATGCTTCAATTGCTACAGGTTTTAAG GAAAGCATTTTAGAGGAGAAGCAAAAATCTCAAGAACAAAATAA aaaACTACTGACACTGTTAAGATTATTGGCCAACATAATAGTATTAATGTTGTTAGCCCTTAGTACATATATAATACAGTTATGCGTAGAACGATCCAGAAAAGTAGAAATAAGCCACAGAAGAGATAACATAGAAATCGGACTCTGGGAACAGCAAGAG CTTACAGTAGTAATGACACTCATAGCAACATTGTTCCCAACTTTCTTTGATATCGTTTCAATCATGGAGAAGTACCACCCAAGAGTAAATCTGCGATGGCAACTCGCAAG aaTATTTGGATTGAATCTTTTGAACCTGTATACATTATTTATTGCACTGTTTTGGAAGCAAGAAGATTTG AAAAAGGAATTACATACTATTTTGATGGAGGAACCATGTAACACAACAGAGTCGTCAATAACTATGCCTTCTACGGATCAATTCAACTGTAGCATTCAGACAGAAAAACTAGATTCTAGTTTATGTTGGGAGACTATGATAGGTCAA GAAGTATTTAAGCTAACAGTAATGGACCTTGTATTTGTTATTGGTACCATTATAATACAAGAATTTCTTAGAGGACTTTGTGTCAGATATTTTAACCCAGTTTGTTGCTGGGACATGGAACAATCATTT CCAGAGTATGCTGATTTTCATACTGCAGAAAATATACTACACTTGATAAGTAACCAGGGTGTTGTATG gtTAGGGACATTTTTCGCGCCAGGTCTGCCATTAATAAACCtggcaaaattatttgtcttaCTTTATTTACGTTCCTGGTCTGTGATGGTATGTAATGTTCCACAGGAAGGCATATTTAGGGCCTCAAGatcaaacaatttttattaCGCATTATTACTAGTCATGTTGTTCTTGTCGATGTTGCCACCATTGTTTGCCATTGTGGCTATAGAACCATCCCCACACTGTGGACCGTTCAG cGGACAGAAGAAAATGTTTGAGGTAATAAGCAATTACATTGATGATGAATTGCCATCTAGCCTGACAGCTGGTATTAACTACGCAGCATCTCCTGGTGTCATCATTCCTTTACTGATGCTTTTGGG AATGACTATTTACTACCTAGTTAGCGTAAATAAAGGTCTTAAAGAATCAAACAAGGGACTCAAGAAAGAATTACAATAT gaaaggACAGAAGGAAAGCAGAAAATTTATGCAATGGCAAATG TGAAAAGAGACTTAGAATCTGGACAATCCAATGGGGAAAAGAAAGATACCAAGATGTCTGGTGCAG CATATTCAGTAATTGCAGCAAAGAGAATAGCAAAACTTCTCAACGCTAACAAAGATGCAGTGAAGATGAAATTGAAACCGCACCAGCCTagtcaaaatgtttaa